A region of Leclercia adecarboxylata DNA encodes the following proteins:
- the ppx gene encoding exopolyphosphatase produces the protein MPINDKTPRPQEFAAVDLGSNSFHMVIAREVDGAMQIIGRLKQRVHLADGLGADNMLSEEAMERGLNCLSLFAERLQGFTASSVCIVGTHTLRQASNATEFLKRAEKVIPYPIEIISGNEEARLIFMGVEHTQPEKGRKLVIDIGGGSTELVIGENFEPHLVESRRMGCVSFAQLYFPGGVISRENFQRARMAAVQKLESLAWQYRLQGWNVALGASGTIKAAHEVLVEMGEKDGFITPERLTMLMEEVIKHKSFDALSLPGLSEERKAVFVPGLAILCGVFDALAIRELRLSDGALREGVLYEMEGRFRHQDIRSRTAQSLANQYNIDREQARRVLETTIHMYDQWEAQNPKLAHPQLAALLKWAAMLHEVGLNINHSGMHRHSAYILQNSDLPGFNQEQQTMMASLVRYHRKAVKLDELPRFTLFKKKQFQPLIQLLRLGVLLNNQRQATTTPPTLTLTTDDNHWTLSFPHDWFSQNALVLLDLEKEQQYWSAVTGWCLKIEEERSPNVAA, from the coding sequence ATGCCGATAAACGACAAGACCCCACGACCGCAGGAGTTTGCTGCGGTCGACCTAGGTTCTAACAGCTTCCACATGGTCATCGCCCGTGAGGTGGATGGCGCAATGCAGATCATCGGTCGTCTGAAGCAGCGCGTCCACCTGGCTGACGGCCTGGGTGCGGACAATATGCTCAGCGAAGAGGCGATGGAGCGCGGGCTGAACTGCCTGTCATTGTTCGCCGAACGTTTGCAGGGCTTCACCGCATCAAGCGTCTGCATTGTCGGAACCCATACCCTGCGCCAGGCGTCGAACGCCACGGAATTTTTAAAACGCGCTGAAAAGGTGATCCCCTACCCTATTGAGATCATTTCGGGTAACGAAGAAGCCCGTCTGATTTTTATGGGCGTGGAACATACGCAACCTGAAAAGGGCCGCAAGCTGGTGATTGACATCGGCGGCGGCTCGACGGAGCTGGTGATTGGCGAGAACTTTGAACCGCACCTGGTTGAAAGCCGCCGGATGGGCTGCGTCAGCTTTGCCCAGCTCTATTTCCCGGGCGGTGTTATCAGCCGGGAGAACTTCCAGCGCGCGCGTATGGCGGCGGTACAGAAACTGGAGTCCCTCGCCTGGCAGTATCGTCTGCAGGGCTGGAACGTGGCGCTTGGCGCCTCGGGTACCATCAAAGCGGCGCACGAAGTGCTGGTAGAGATGGGCGAAAAAGATGGCTTTATCACGCCAGAGCGTCTGACCATGCTGATGGAAGAGGTGATCAAGCATAAGAGCTTTGATGCCCTGAGCCTGCCGGGTCTGTCCGAAGAGCGCAAAGCGGTCTTTGTGCCGGGTCTGGCAATCCTGTGCGGCGTGTTCGATGCGCTGGCAATCCGTGAGCTGCGTCTGTCCGACGGAGCGCTGCGTGAAGGCGTGCTGTATGAGATGGAGGGCCGCTTCCGTCACCAGGATATTCGCAGCCGTACCGCCCAGAGCCTGGCCAATCAGTACAATATTGACCGCGAACAGGCCCGACGCGTGCTGGAAACCACGATCCATATGTACGATCAGTGGGAAGCCCAGAATCCGAAACTGGCGCATCCGCAGCTGGCAGCTCTGCTTAAGTGGGCGGCGATGCTGCATGAAGTGGGGCTGAACATCAACCACAGCGGGATGCATCGCCATTCGGCCTATATCCTGCAAAACAGCGACCTGCCCGGCTTCAACCAGGAGCAGCAGACCATGATGGCCTCGCTGGTACGCTATCATCGTAAAGCCGTTAAGCTGGACGAGTTGCCGCGCTTTACGCTGTTCAAGAAAAAACAGTTCCAGCCGCTGATCCAGCTGTTACGTCTGGGCGTGCTGCTGAACAACCAGCGCCAGGCGACCACCACGCCGCCAACGCTGACGCTCACCACGGACGATAACCACTGGACGCTGAGCTTCCCGCACGACTGGTTTAGCCAGAACGCGCTGGTTCTGCTGGATCTGGAAAAAGAGCAGCAGTACTGGAGCGCCGTCACCGGCTGGTGCTTAAAAATTGAAGAAGAGCGCTCGCCGAACGTCGCTGCGTAA